The region CTATTGCGCTTTCTAGAAAAGATATCGCTAAAAAAATTGGAGAGCTTTTTATTGAGAGGAATTCCATTAATCTACATTGGGATGTTTTAGACACTCCCGAGTTCTTTTGGGAATATCCAGAGCTAGATCTGCTTTACCGTACCACTGCAAATTACCTTGACGTTATAACGAGAGTAGATGTTCTTAACAAACGACTAGATATTGTAAGAGAACTTCTTGAAATGCTTGGCAGTCAGCTCAATCATCAACACTCTTCCGCATTAGAGTGGATTATTATTATTTTAATTATCATGGAAGTGATACTTGCTCTTTCCAGAGACTTTTTACACATCTTCTAGCTTTTTATGAAATCACTTTTTATTGCACTCATTCGCTTATACCAGATTACTCTCTCACCATTTATTGGATGCAGCTGTAGATTCTTTCCAAGTTGCTCAGAATATGCTATCGAAGCCTTTCAAAAACATGGGATCTTAAAAGCTTTCTGGCTTACTCTTAAACGCCTTGCAAAATGCTTTCCTTGGAACAAAGGCGGCTGTGATTTTGTCCCCTAAGGGATTGTAAGAACCTTGCCTGTTCGAATGGAATCAGCTTTAAGTTGGTTTGCATTTTTAAGTGCCTCGACACTCACTTTATACTTCTTAGCAATGGTCCAAAGGCTTTCACCCTCTTTTATTGTGTGCGTACGAAGTTTTTTTTCAATAGTAGATGACTTTGCAGCCAAAGGCTTTGCTGGAAGCGATGATTTATTCACAACCGCTTTTGCAACCTTTGTCTTTTCTTGAATTACTTCTGCAGGAATAAAACGAGTGAGTGCTTTCATATGATCATAGGGCTCAATTAAAGCCTCTCCCATATATATGCAAAGCCTATCTGCTGCAACCTTCCAAACAGCTGTGCTTCTAGGGCTCAAGAGCAATGCCTTTGCAAAGGCTTCAGAGCGCACCGTTTTATTATCTAAAAGATTCAACATCGCAATTACGTGAGCATCGTCTAATTTTTTTACAGCAAAAGCGCCATGGGCTTGCAGCATAAATTCTGTAGCTTTTTTAGAACCCCTGCTAACATAGTCCAAGAGAAAACGCTGTTGATGCGCTACAGTTAAGTCCTGCGCTTCTTTTTGCTTTTTTGCAAAACTCTCTAGCATCTGCCAATCACCTTCTTGCAAGATCGCTAAAATTTGATGTTTGTCTATTTTAGCGTCTGCTGCCCTAAAAAGCGCCTCTGCAGAACAAAATTCGGATGATAAAAAAAATGCATCTGCAAGTGACTCAGGGAGCTCCTTAGTTTGTTTAATACGCAAAAACAATCCCTTACTTGTAAGGGGCCACTGCTCTGTTCTTGCGTAGTGCAAAATGGCTTTAAAATCTTCATCTAAAAGACCTGGGAACAAAACGATTTCAACAGAACTACCCTCTTGTTTTAAAACAGAAAAAGTACGCTGATCTACTGGCATTTTAGAAAGGGCTTTTGTAAGATTAAAATGAAAACAGGAAACAAGACAGCCAAGAGCTAAATCTCTTTCCGTAAACCCATCTTCAATTAATGTTTTACTATCAAGTTTTGCAATTAACTGCTCAAAAGAGAGCTTTTCAAACGAATGTATCACATCCGCATGAGAGCGGAAATCGGCTATAAGAGTTGCCTGCTCTACTGCGGGCTTACGCTCAAATGAATCTTCTGTATCCTTAACAAACAAGCAAAATATAGTCAGCGCTAAACCCACATTCAAGGCGACACTGAAAATCAATCCCTGTAAAAAAAAACGAGCCTGTCTAACTATACGCTTGTTACTATCGTGCATTACAATTCTCAATCGAAAAAACAGTTAGATAATAACGTTCTTATTAAGCACTTGTCAATAACATATTTGTAACATATTTATTTTAGGATACATAAAAAAAATGAATGGGATGAGACATATTTTTTCCTGTCGCCACGTTGTGGCTCTAATAGTTTTAGAATGGTTGTCCATGGGTTTCACCCGTGGCTAGCAACATGCCGCCACTTCGTGGCAAAGCTTCGCAGTTTAAAAATTATCGGCCATTTGATTAAATCACATGATCTTTTTTGCTGATTGATAACAAACTTATCTTGTTATACAATCCCTGTAATTTCACCCTCACTAACATTGAAAATAATTATGAGAATTCCCCTATCTTGGCTTAAAGAATTTATTAAAATCACACACTCTCCAGAAGACTTGAGCGAGCTTTTAACAATGGCAGGCCTGGAAGTTGATGCAATTGAGCGCACACCTGATGATGTTATCTTCGAAATTTCTTTAACACCCAACCTCATCCATACAGCAAGCATTTTAGGAGTTGCAAGAGAGCTTTCAGCGCTTACTAAAACCCCTTACCATGTTTCAAAAACAAAATTAGCTGAAAATAGTTCTATTTCAACTAATGACTTTGTTAGCGTATCTATTGACAATCAAGAAACATGCCCACGCTATGCTTGTAGATTAATTCAAAATGTCAAAGTAGGCCCATCTCCAGATTGGCTCAAGAAAAAATTAGAAGCATGCTCCATACGCCCTATCAACAATGTAGTAGACATTACAAACTATGTACTTCTCGAATATGGCCATCCTCTACATGCCTTTGACTACGATAAAATCAGTGGTCAACAAATTCATGTAAAGACCGCTATAAATGGCACTGAAATAACAACATTAGATGGTACTACAAGAACACTGTCTAACACTATGCTATGCATCTATGATAACAAAGAGCCCATTGCTCTAGCAGGTATCATGGGCTGCAAAAATAGCGAAGTCTCTGATAGCACTCAAAACATCCTTCTAGAGTCTGCTTTTTTTCAAGCCTCTTGCATCAGAAAAACGAGCAAACAACTCTTTTTAAGCACAGAAGCATCAAGACATTTTGAAAGAGGTGCAGATCCAGGGCAAGTTTTAGATTCTTTAGATAAAGCAGCTATGCTCATTCACGAAATTGCCGGAGGATCCGTTGCACAAAACCCCATCGACATTAAAAAGCAAAATTTCTTACCAAAAACAGTAACTTGCAGA is a window of Chlamydiales bacterium DNA encoding:
- the yidD gene encoding membrane protein insertion efficiency factor YidD, whose protein sequence is MKSLFIALIRLYQITLSPFIGCSCRFFPSCSEYAIEAFQKHGILKAFWLTLKRLAKCFPWNKGGCDFVP
- a CDS encoding LysM peptidoglycan-binding domain-containing protein; this encodes MHDSNKRIVRQARFFLQGLIFSVALNVGLALTIFCLFVKDTEDSFERKPAVEQATLIADFRSHADVIHSFEKLSFEQLIAKLDSKTLIEDGFTERDLALGCLVSCFHFNLTKALSKMPVDQRTFSVLKQEGSSVEIVLFPGLLDEDFKAILHYARTEQWPLTSKGLFLRIKQTKELPESLADAFFLSSEFCSAEALFRAADAKIDKHQILAILQEGDWQMLESFAKKQKEAQDLTVAHQQRFLLDYVSRGSKKATEFMLQAHGAFAVKKLDDAHVIAMLNLLDNKTVRSEAFAKALLLSPRSTAVWKVAADRLCIYMGEALIEPYDHMKALTRFIPAEVIQEKTKVAKAVVNKSSLPAKPLAAKSSTIEKKLRTHTIKEGESLWTIAKKYKVSVEALKNANQLKADSIRTGKVLTIP